ATGGCTGGAGGGGTGCCAGAGCCGCTAAAAGCCACAGAGCAACTGTGACCGGGAGCGCTTTTGGCTCCCCGTGAACATCGCCGGCGCTTCCCGCCAAGACCCGGAACCGGACGGAGAACTGCTATCCGTAGGTGTCCCGCGGGCCGCGTCCCTTGACACTGCGCAGCCCCTTGCGCCAGTTTGGTGCGGCCGGGCCAATCACTTCGATTTTGGTGACGACGCCGGGGCCGAGTTCGGCGTCGAAGCGGCTGATCAGTGAGCTGCGCAGCAGCCGCAGCTGAGTTGCCCACGCGGTGGAATCACAGCGCACCTGAACGGTCGTGTCCGAAAAGGACTCCGGTTTACAGTGGGCGCTGACCTCTGCTCCCACCAGTTCCTCCCAGCGGGAGATCACCGAACCGACGGCAACGGGGGAGTTCCAGC
This genomic interval from Arthrobacter citreus contains the following:
- a CDS encoding DUF721 domain-containing protein, which encodes MFPPSDGTGAGGTTPDPRAGLPPAGAKDKQGAEETEVRQDAAQAQLNRMRQAAQARGNQRIPAGRRKAGHRRAALPFVPGEYTGRDPQGVGKVFNRFVSERGWNSPVAVGSVISRWEELVGAEVSAHCKPESFSDTTVQVRCDSTAWATQLRLLRSSLISRFDAELGPGVVTKIEVIGPAAPNWRKGLRSVKGRGPRDTYG